A single region of the Chitinophaga niabensis genome encodes:
- a CDS encoding sugar porter family MFS transporter, which produces MKNKVFFWSITVALGGFLFGFDTAVISGAEQSIQQYWQLNGFEHGLTVSIALIGTIIGSMLGSLPSEKLGRKRTLILIAILYLFSSLGTALATGWPVFLLFRFLGGIGVGASSVTAPIYISEISPAASRGKLVALFQFNIVLGILISYLSNYLIGQESESSWRWMMGVQAFPSLLFLVLLRFVPESPRWLILRKGQIAEARETLKVINPSGYEEELYAIRNDVQNEHQSEALFSRKNRFPVFLAITFAIFNQVSGINAIIYYAPRIFEMTGLGKQSSLLSSVGIGFVNFLFTLLALSFIDRVGRRTLMLIGSLGLIITLGLVSRAFYLNEFNGFMVTIFLLVYIAFFAFSQGAVIWVFISEIFPNQVRAKGQTLGSMTHWVMAALIAFIFPMLTESLGGGNTFLFFCVMMVLQLLFVWKIMPETKGKSLEQLEGTLIMH; this is translated from the coding sequence ATGAAAAACAAAGTTTTCTTCTGGAGTATTACGGTAGCCCTTGGCGGTTTTCTATTCGGCTTTGATACAGCAGTTATTTCCGGCGCTGAACAATCTATTCAACAATACTGGCAACTGAATGGCTTTGAACATGGCCTCACCGTTTCCATTGCCCTGATCGGAACTATCATAGGTTCCATGCTGGGCAGCCTGCCTTCTGAAAAACTGGGCAGGAAAAGAACACTGATCCTGATTGCCATCTTATATCTCTTTTCTTCATTAGGTACTGCGCTGGCTACCGGCTGGCCGGTTTTCCTGCTTTTCCGTTTCCTGGGAGGTATTGGTGTGGGCGCATCTTCTGTAACAGCCCCCATTTATATTTCCGAGATATCGCCTGCTGCTTCAAGAGGAAAACTGGTAGCACTTTTCCAGTTCAATATTGTGCTGGGCATCCTCATCTCCTATCTTTCCAATTACCTGATTGGCCAGGAAAGTGAAAGTTCCTGGCGCTGGATGATGGGCGTACAGGCCTTCCCTTCCCTCCTGTTCCTGGTATTATTACGTTTTGTTCCGGAAAGCCCCCGCTGGCTGATCCTGAGAAAAGGGCAGATAGCAGAAGCCCGGGAAACCTTAAAAGTGATCAATCCCAGCGGTTATGAAGAAGAGCTGTATGCTATCCGTAACGATGTACAAAATGAACACCAAAGCGAAGCCCTCTTTTCCCGGAAGAACCGTTTCCCTGTTTTCCTGGCTATTACGTTTGCCATTTTCAACCAGGTATCCGGGATCAATGCCATCATCTATTACGCGCCCCGGATCTTTGAAATGACGGGGCTTGGCAAACAATCTTCCCTGCTCTCCAGCGTAGGGATCGGTTTTGTGAACTTCCTTTTCACCCTGCTGGCCCTCAGTTTTATTGACAGGGTTGGCAGACGTACGCTAATGCTGATCGGTTCCCTCGGGCTGATCATTACCCTTGGCCTGGTATCCCGCGCTTTTTACCTAAATGAGTTCAATGGATTTATGGTCACCATTTTCCTGCTGGTATATATTGCGTTCTTTGCTTTCTCCCAGGGAGCTGTGATCTGGGTGTTCATTTCTGAGATCTTCCCCAACCAGGTAAGGGCAAAAGGTCAAACGCTGGGGAGTATGACGCATTGGGTAATGGCTGCTTTGATCGCTTTCATTTTTCCTATGTTGACAGAAAGCCTGGGTGGCGGCAACACTTTTCTATTCTTCTGTGTAATGATGGTATTGCAATTGCTGTTTGTATGGAAGATCATGCCCGAAACAAAAGGCAAATCACTGGAACAGCTGGAAGGCACACTTATCATGCATTAA
- a CDS encoding carbohydrate kinase family protein, producing the protein MDHGIVCYGEILWDLLPSGPQPGGAPMNVAYQLHRLGKSPAMISRIGKDERGDELMKVLQSKGLNTKYIQTDEAVPTGIVKATQHPNGDMSYDIVSPAAWDHIIADDTTEALVKQAEYFVFGSLSARHATSRNTLFRLLELAHTKVLDINLRTPHFSRPLIESLLQYADILKLNIDELELVTNWYGSYNNTADRVSLIRDKFGIRNMIVTMGANGAQLHLNGQSYTHPGYKVPVTDTVGSGDAFLAAIISKTIDKAAPAAMLDFANRLAATITTYKGAMPDYDIKEVDSISH; encoded by the coding sequence ATGGACCACGGTATCGTTTGTTATGGAGAAATATTATGGGACCTGCTCCCTTCCGGACCACAACCTGGCGGAGCACCCATGAATGTTGCCTATCAGCTGCACAGGCTGGGAAAAAGCCCTGCCATGATCAGCCGCATAGGCAAAGATGAAAGAGGGGATGAACTGATGAAAGTATTGCAAAGCAAAGGCCTGAACACAAAATATATTCAAACCGATGAAGCAGTACCAACAGGCATTGTAAAAGCAACACAACATCCCAATGGGGATATGTCGTACGACATTGTTTCCCCCGCTGCATGGGACCATATCATTGCAGACGATACCACGGAGGCATTGGTGAAACAGGCGGAGTATTTTGTGTTTGGCAGTCTCAGTGCCCGCCATGCTACTTCCCGCAATACTCTTTTCCGGTTGCTGGAATTGGCACATACCAAAGTACTGGACATCAATCTGCGTACGCCACATTTCAGCCGCCCCCTCATTGAATCGCTTTTGCAATATGCCGATATCCTTAAACTGAATATTGACGAACTGGAACTGGTCACCAACTGGTATGGTAGTTACAACAATACAGCAGACCGCGTATCCCTTATCCGGGATAAATTCGGGATCCGCAATATGATCGTTACCATGGGAGCAAATGGTGCGCAATTACACCTGAATGGCCAATCGTATACACATCCGGGTTATAAAGTACCCGTAACAGACACTGTAGGCAGCGGAGATGCTTTCCTCGCCGCCATCATCTCCAAAACAATAGACAAAGCAGCACCAGCAGCAATGCTCGATTTCGCCAACCGGTTGGCAGCAACCATCACAACCTACAAAGGCGCAATGCCGGATTATGATATCAAAGAAGTGGATTCCATTTCACATTAA
- a CDS encoding SusC/RagA family TonB-linked outer membrane protein: MKYSITMMALLLIVLSSSAQQKKVTGTVTEKNTGIPLPGVSVQSPSTAVITDSTGKFSILSSTNENLTFSYIGMKVFTAKVPASGNIIVEMDRDASNLNEVVVTGYQAQKKADLTGAVSVVDVEAIKDVPLGNPVKALQGRVPGVFITTDGSPSGGATVRIRGIGTLGNNDPLYVIDGVPTKRGLQELNQDDIASIQVLKDASSATIYGSRAANGVIIVTTKKARKGFTRVDFDASVSTQDYTTKQKTLNADGRGRAYWQAAVNDRTNPNNNQIYQYDWNGDYNNPVLNKIIYPEFIDGAKTMRPADTYWYDQIEQTAVIQQYNVSVSTGSERGSALFSLGYYDNKGIVKESNNKKITARLNSDYSFFKNKLKIGENLNFSYIRNTLIPIGDVLFTSLVQQPVVPVHTVTGGWGGPAPGMTDRHNPVRLIEDNKQNLNHFYRVFGNVYAEVDILPDLHFRSSVGVDYNGNYQRTLRKSYVSGFLSDPSNQTSTNQGYDGNWLWQNTLNYKLELDKHRFEFLVGHEQIKYMNQSFYASRQGYALENIDYAYLDAGSSNKDNGGGGSGYALLSYFGKINYAYADRYLASATLRRDGSSRFGKEYRYGTFPAFSLGWRISEEAFMKKQHTISDLKLRYGWGRSGNQEIANNATYALYASIYGVDPTWGFDNGSAYDIGGSGSGQLPSGFTRIQQGNDSLRWEGTEEANFGLDFGLLENRLTGSVDYFIKKTSDILISPGYLAVQGEGGNYWFNGASMQNKGWEVLLSYNGNITKDLHFTVTGNFSTYKNKVTYLPKQVLTSYPGNGTDKTILGRSINSSFGYIADGLFTTQKELDESPAQVGKGLGRIRYRDLNGDKIIDDKDRDFIADGNPDFLYGLNVELSYKNFDLSFFLQGVQGIDVNNTFKTFTDFSSLWVGSNWGNRTLSAWTPANAGSTIPALTLVNRNNEGRSSTYFFENGSYMKLRNIQLGYNLKNALRNVGVQTARVFLQGSNLITIKSKGFTAADPEAPGTSFPIPAIVTAGFNVSF; the protein is encoded by the coding sequence ATGAAATACAGTATTACAATGATGGCACTTCTGCTGATAGTGCTCAGCAGTTCTGCGCAACAAAAAAAAGTGACGGGTACCGTCACAGAAAAAAACACCGGCATCCCGCTCCCCGGTGTTAGCGTACAAAGTCCTTCCACCGCAGTGATCACAGACAGCACAGGCAAATTCTCTATCCTCTCATCCACAAATGAAAACCTTACTTTCTCCTATATTGGAATGAAAGTATTCACTGCCAAAGTACCTGCCAGCGGAAATATCATCGTTGAAATGGACCGCGATGCCAGCAACCTTAATGAAGTAGTGGTTACCGGCTACCAGGCCCAAAAGAAAGCAGACCTCACCGGCGCCGTATCTGTTGTAGATGTGGAAGCGATTAAAGATGTTCCGCTCGGAAATCCCGTAAAAGCCTTGCAGGGAAGGGTACCCGGCGTATTCATTACCACTGATGGTTCTCCTTCAGGAGGTGCTACCGTACGCATCAGGGGAATAGGTACACTGGGCAACAACGATCCCCTCTATGTGATCGATGGTGTACCCACCAAAAGAGGATTACAGGAATTGAACCAGGATGATATTGCTTCCATACAGGTATTAAAAGACGCCTCTTCTGCTACGATCTATGGCTCCCGCGCAGCAAACGGTGTGATCATCGTCACCACCAAAAAAGCACGTAAAGGTTTTACCCGTGTAGATTTTGACGCTTCCGTTTCCACGCAGGATTATACCACCAAGCAAAAAACACTGAATGCAGATGGCCGTGGCAGAGCCTACTGGCAGGCCGCTGTGAACGACAGAACAAATCCCAACAATAACCAGATCTATCAATACGACTGGAATGGCGACTACAACAATCCCGTACTCAATAAGATCATCTACCCTGAATTTATCGACGGCGCCAAAACCATGCGCCCTGCTGATACTTACTGGTATGATCAGATTGAACAAACAGCTGTTATCCAGCAGTACAATGTATCTGTAAGCACCGGCAGCGAAAGGGGAAGCGCTTTGTTTTCGCTGGGGTATTATGATAACAAGGGCATCGTGAAAGAATCCAATAACAAAAAGATCACGGCCCGCCTGAATTCAGATTACAGCTTCTTTAAGAACAAACTCAAGATCGGCGAGAACCTCAACTTCTCCTATATCCGCAATACCCTGATCCCTATCGGAGATGTATTGTTCACCTCATTGGTACAGCAACCTGTTGTACCCGTGCATACAGTTACCGGAGGATGGGGAGGCCCGGCACCTGGCATGACAGACCGCCACAATCCCGTTCGCCTCATTGAAGACAATAAGCAAAACCTCAACCATTTTTACCGTGTATTCGGTAATGTTTACGCGGAGGTAGATATCCTGCCTGACCTTCATTTCAGGAGCAGTGTGGGTGTTGACTACAATGGCAACTACCAGCGTACACTCCGTAAATCCTACGTTTCCGGTTTTCTTTCCGACCCCTCCAATCAAACATCCACTAACCAGGGTTATGATGGCAACTGGCTCTGGCAGAACACCCTCAACTATAAGCTGGAACTGGATAAACACCGCTTTGAATTCCTGGTGGGGCATGAGCAGATCAAATATATGAACCAGTCGTTCTACGCATCCAGGCAGGGATATGCACTGGAAAACATAGATTACGCTTACCTCGATGCCGGCTCTTCCAATAAAGACAATGGCGGGGGAGGTTCAGGTTATGCGCTGTTATCCTATTTCGGCAAGATCAACTATGCCTATGCAGATCGCTACCTGGCTTCTGCCACCCTTCGCAGGGATGGCTCTTCCCGCTTCGGTAAAGAGTACCGTTATGGTACCTTCCCTGCTTTCTCCCTGGGATGGCGGATCAGCGAAGAAGCCTTCATGAAAAAGCAACACACCATATCTGACCTGAAACTCAGATATGGCTGGGGTAGGTCCGGCAACCAGGAAATAGCCAACAATGCTACCTATGCCCTGTATGCTTCCATCTATGGTGTAGATCCCACCTGGGGATTCGACAATGGCAGCGCTTATGATATTGGCGGCAGCGGCTCAGGACAATTACCCTCAGGCTTCACGCGCATCCAGCAGGGGAACGATTCATTAAGATGGGAAGGGACTGAAGAAGCAAACTTTGGCCTGGACTTCGGCTTGCTGGAAAACCGCCTCACCGGTTCTGTAGATTACTTTATCAAAAAAACATCCGATATACTGATCAGTCCGGGTTACCTGGCAGTACAGGGAGAAGGTGGTAACTACTGGTTCAATGGAGCTTCCATGCAGAACAAAGGATGGGAAGTATTGCTTTCTTACAATGGCAATATTACCAAAGACCTGCACTTTACCGTTACCGGCAACTTCTCTACTTACAAGAACAAGGTAACTTACCTGCCCAAACAGGTCTTAACTTCTTACCCCGGTAACGGAACAGACAAAACCATCCTGGGCCGTTCTATCAATTCTTCTTTCGGTTACATCGCAGACGGTCTATTCACTACCCAAAAAGAACTGGACGAATCTCCTGCCCAGGTTGGTAAAGGACTCGGAAGGATCCGCTACCGCGATCTCAACGGAGATAAGATCATAGACGATAAAGACCGGGATTTCATTGCAGATGGCAACCCTGATTTCCTGTATGGGCTCAATGTTGAACTGTCCTACAAGAATTTCGATCTCAGCTTTTTCCTGCAAGGGGTACAAGGCATTGATGTGAACAACACCTTCAAAACCTTCACTGACTTTTCTTCCCTTTGGGTAGGCAGCAACTGGGGAAACAGGACCCTCAGTGCATGGACGCCCGCCAATGCAGGTTCTACCATCCCTGCACTCACATTGGTGAACAGGAATAACGAAGGGCGTTCTTCTACTTATTTCTTTGAGAACGGCTCTTACATGAAACTCCGGAATATCCAGTTAGGTTATAACCTGAAAAATGCTTTGCGCAATGTGGGTGTACAAACTGCCCGGGTATTCCTGCAAGGCAGCAACCTGATCACCATAAAGAGCAAAGGGTTCACAGCAGCCGATCCGGAAGCACCGGGTACATCCTTCCCAATTCCTGCTATCGTCACTGCTGGCTTCAACGTATCATTCTAA
- a CDS encoding RagB/SusD family nutrient uptake outer membrane protein — protein MKNIIFLILSVLLITASCKRILDETPQGVVSDNDLNTPENVNKLVIAAYSSLGNDHYTSPYTSLWPYGSVRGGDAYKGGDGPGDITEFHLLETFSLNRADNGLTDELWFRLYVGIARANDALRRVNAIDEAVFPDKKKRQGELRFLRGHFYFLLKILFKYVPYIDENAPKNVYDTISNKTYSNDALWTKIADDFRAAVANLPETQPEAGRANQLSAKAYLAKTLLYQAYIQDETNNVTSINTALLTEANKLCDDIIISGKYIPNADYGNNFLTPFENSKESVFAIQYSKDDGTPKGRLDYGHALNYPMNTEFGCCGFHVPSHDLINAFKTDANGLPLFDTYNNTDVAESGDYMTSSFDPRLSHTVAIPGKPFKYKTNFIFLRSWARAPEVYDAFASLKEAVAPDDPSFQKIPPFMSSSKNWDVIRYADVLLFKAEALIELGRQNEALTLINDLRTRSGNSTARLKQADGTPSANYKIATYQPGINCTWTQAFARQALRWERRLEFATEGYHFFDLVRWGIAAEYINKYFTVEKTRSAHLNDAFFKKNRDEYLPIPLNQINYSRGLYQQNAGW, from the coding sequence ATGAAAAATATCATATTCCTCATCCTCTCCGTATTGCTGATCACGGCATCCTGCAAACGGATACTGGATGAAACACCGCAGGGCGTTGTATCAGACAATGACCTGAACACACCGGAGAATGTAAACAAACTCGTGATCGCGGCTTATTCTTCTCTCGGCAATGATCATTATACTTCTCCCTACACCAGCCTCTGGCCCTATGGCAGTGTGCGTGGCGGAGATGCCTATAAAGGTGGCGATGGCCCAGGCGATATTACAGAGTTCCACTTATTGGAAACATTCTCGCTCAACAGGGCAGACAATGGATTAACGGATGAACTCTGGTTCCGTTTATATGTAGGTATCGCACGCGCCAATGATGCGCTGCGCCGGGTGAATGCTATTGACGAAGCCGTTTTCCCTGATAAAAAGAAACGCCAGGGAGAGTTGCGCTTTCTGAGAGGGCACTTCTATTTCCTGTTAAAGATCCTCTTCAAATATGTTCCGTACATAGATGAAAATGCACCCAAGAACGTGTATGATACCATCTCTAATAAAACTTATTCCAATGATGCCCTTTGGACCAAAATAGCAGACGACTTCCGTGCAGCTGTAGCCAACCTGCCGGAAACACAGCCTGAAGCAGGGCGTGCCAATCAATTGTCTGCAAAAGCCTACCTGGCTAAAACACTGTTATACCAGGCTTATATACAGGACGAAACAAATAATGTGACCAGCATTAACACAGCACTGCTCACAGAAGCGAATAAGCTCTGCGATGATATTATCATCTCCGGTAAATACATTCCAAATGCAGATTATGGCAACAACTTCCTCACGCCTTTTGAGAACAGCAAAGAATCTGTATTTGCTATTCAATATTCAAAAGATGATGGCACGCCGAAAGGCAGACTGGATTATGGCCATGCGCTGAACTACCCGATGAACACCGAGTTTGGCTGCTGCGGGTTCCATGTTCCCAGTCATGACCTGATCAATGCATTCAAAACGGATGCGAACGGCCTTCCCCTGTTTGATACTTATAATAATACAGATGTGGCAGAATCAGGTGATTATATGACCAGTTCTTTCGATCCCCGGCTGAGCCACACGGTAGCTATTCCGGGTAAGCCATTCAAATACAAAACGAACTTCATCTTTCTGCGTTCATGGGCACGTGCGCCGGAAGTATATGATGCATTTGCCAGCTTGAAAGAAGCAGTGGCACCGGATGATCCCTCCTTCCAGAAGATCCCGCCATTTATGTCCAGCTCCAAGAACTGGGATGTGATCCGTTATGCAGATGTATTGTTATTCAAAGCAGAAGCACTGATAGAACTGGGCAGGCAGAATGAAGCACTCACACTCATCAACGATCTGCGTACCCGTTCCGGAAACAGCACCGCCCGCCTGAAACAAGCAGATGGTACTCCCTCCGCTAATTACAAAATAGCTACTTACCAGCCCGGCATTAATTGCACCTGGACGCAAGCTTTTGCAAGGCAGGCGCTCCGTTGGGAACGCCGGCTGGAATTTGCAACGGAAGGATATCATTTCTTTGATCTTGTGCGCTGGGGAATTGCAGCAGAATACATCAACAAATATTTTACGGTGGAAAAAACAAGGTCTGCCCACCTCAACGATGCCTTCTTTAAAAAGAACAGGGACGAATACCTGCCGATACCTTTAAACCAGATCAATTACAGCCGCGGGCTTTATCAGCAAAATGCGGGATGGTGA
- a CDS encoding substrate-binding domain-containing protein has protein sequence MRTLVILTFLAGIFAGCRPTPAPRHFRIGFSQCGDADHWRKSMLAEMQRELSFHPGMELIYKQADDNSDVQVKQVKELLAEGIDLLIISPNEASPLTPVVEEVYNKGIPVIVVDRKIASTKYTNYIGADNYEIGKIAGEYVAGLLKGKGNVIEVVGLPASSPAIERRRGFQDGLSRYPGVQILAQVHGDWVKQKSEAALNKISASLPLADLIFAHNDVMALGAREACLKAGVQHTRIIGVDALSGKGGGLEMVSGGLLTASLLYPTGGTEAIRNALHILQHQSLPKETFLQTLVVDSTNVRMMALQSDKILNQQKDIELQQQMLAEQKRVYNSQRTMLYILGITLAAALIFASLLWYSRNLNQKINKKLALQNDEISRQSKQLMEMSAEAAKANEARIDFFTNISHEIRTPLTLIIGPLDEMLQHSKLQGADRQQLSLVRRNANRLLHLVNQLIDFRKLEFSKMQVKASENDLVQFSNEIIEIFQQIARKRRIDCRLVTSERRLPVWMDTGMMDKVLFNLLSNAFKFTMDNGSITVILEKKDGQALIRVQDTGIGMSPEVMQHAFDIFYQGDVDNHKGSGLGLALCKELVQLHHGTITASSEKHKGTVFTVALPLGKEHFRLEELAITASKEEEQEFYMADLMPVTDLPEEQEVQEKKGVLLLVEDNPEMRSFIKYRLSNEYEVLEAENGQQGLQLAFEYLPDGIICDVMMPVKDGHALLKEIKTDVRTAHIPVILLTALTSAEQQVEGLQNKADAYITKPFDFKILRHTLNSLLVNRNQLKEHFTADIPAGLRGTLSRKSDLRFVSEFTSIVESNIGNEEFSIENIYKQMNISKVQLYRKVKALIGTNINEYILNTRLQKARYFLQHEDISVAEVAYRTGFSSPAYFSTVFKYKLGVSPTAFKGKR, from the coding sequence ATGAGAACGCTGGTAATATTAACCTTTCTGGCCGGCATTTTCGCAGGCTGCCGGCCTACGCCTGCTCCCCGTCATTTCAGGATCGGCTTCTCCCAATGTGGGGATGCAGACCATTGGAGAAAATCCATGCTGGCAGAAATGCAGCGGGAACTTTCTTTCCATCCGGGCATGGAGCTGATCTATAAACAGGCGGATGATAACAGCGATGTACAGGTAAAACAGGTAAAGGAACTACTGGCGGAAGGCATCGACCTGCTCATTATTTCCCCGAATGAGGCCAGTCCGCTTACACCTGTAGTGGAAGAGGTATATAATAAAGGCATCCCGGTGATTGTGGTAGACAGGAAAATTGCTTCTACGAAATACACCAATTATATAGGCGCAGATAATTACGAGATAGGAAAGATAGCGGGGGAATATGTGGCAGGTTTGCTGAAAGGGAAAGGGAATGTGATAGAAGTGGTAGGTCTTCCGGCATCGTCACCTGCCATTGAAAGAAGACGGGGTTTCCAGGATGGATTAAGCAGGTACCCCGGCGTGCAGATCTTAGCGCAGGTGCATGGAGATTGGGTAAAGCAGAAATCGGAGGCAGCTCTGAATAAGATCAGCGCCAGCCTGCCATTAGCAGACCTGATCTTTGCGCATAATGATGTAATGGCATTGGGGGCAAGGGAGGCCTGCCTGAAAGCCGGTGTTCAACATACCCGGATCATTGGAGTGGATGCTTTATCCGGGAAAGGCGGTGGTTTGGAAATGGTGTCCGGCGGTTTGCTTACTGCATCTTTATTATATCCTACCGGTGGAACGGAAGCTATTCGTAATGCGCTGCATATCCTGCAACATCAGTCCCTTCCCAAAGAAACCTTCCTGCAAACGCTGGTGGTAGATTCCACCAATGTGCGGATGATGGCTTTGCAATCAGATAAGATCCTGAACCAGCAAAAGGACATAGAACTGCAGCAGCAGATGCTGGCAGAACAGAAAAGAGTGTACAACAGTCAGCGGACCATGTTGTATATACTGGGCATCACCCTGGCGGCTGCGCTGATCTTTGCCAGCCTGTTATGGTATTCCCGCAACCTGAACCAGAAGATCAATAAAAAGCTGGCCCTGCAGAATGATGAGATCAGCCGTCAGAGTAAACAACTCATGGAAATGAGTGCGGAAGCGGCCAAAGCCAATGAAGCACGCATCGATTTCTTCACCAATATTTCCCATGAAATAAGAACACCGTTGACACTGATCATAGGGCCACTGGATGAAATGCTGCAACACTCAAAACTACAGGGGGCAGACAGGCAGCAACTCTCCCTTGTTCGCAGGAATGCTAACCGCTTGTTGCACCTGGTGAACCAGCTGATAGATTTCCGCAAACTGGAATTCAGTAAGATGCAGGTGAAAGCCTCAGAGAATGACCTGGTGCAGTTCAGTAATGAGATCATTGAGATCTTTCAGCAGATAGCGCGGAAGAGAAGGATCGATTGCCGGCTGGTGACTTCGGAAAGAAGATTGCCGGTTTGGATGGATACAGGTATGATGGATAAAGTGTTATTCAATCTATTGTCCAACGCCTTCAAGTTTACGATGGACAATGGTTCCATTACGGTTATCCTGGAAAAGAAGGATGGGCAGGCTTTGATCAGGGTGCAGGATACCGGTATCGGGATGTCTCCCGAAGTGATGCAGCATGCCTTTGATATCTTTTACCAGGGAGATGTGGATAATCACAAGGGATCGGGGTTGGGGCTGGCGCTTTGTAAAGAACTGGTGCAGCTGCATCATGGTACTATTACTGCCAGCAGCGAAAAACATAAGGGTACAGTATTCACCGTGGCGTTGCCTTTGGGGAAAGAGCATTTCCGGTTGGAAGAGCTGGCTATTACGGCAAGCAAAGAAGAAGAGCAGGAGTTCTATATGGCGGACCTTATGCCTGTAACCGATCTGCCGGAAGAGCAGGAGGTGCAGGAGAAAAAAGGAGTACTGCTATTGGTAGAAGATAACCCAGAGATGCGGAGCTTTATCAAATACCGTTTGTCTAATGAATATGAAGTGCTGGAAGCAGAGAACGGGCAGCAGGGATTGCAGCTGGCTTTTGAGTACCTGCCGGATGGTATTATCTGTGATGTAATGATGCCGGTGAAAGACGGGCATGCTTTGCTGAAGGAGATCAAAACGGATGTACGCACAGCTCATATCCCTGTTATATTATTAACCGCCCTGACTTCCGCAGAGCAACAGGTGGAAGGATTGCAGAATAAAGCGGATGCTTACATCACCAAACCCTTCGACTTTAAAATACTGCGGCATACCCTGAACAGTCTGCTGGTGAACAGGAATCAGCTGAAGGAGCATTTTACGGCAGATATTCCTGCGGGGTTAAGAGGTACTCTATCCCGTAAGTCTGATCTTCGTTTTGTATCCGAATTTACTTCTATAGTAGAAAGTAATATCGGGAATGAAGAGTTTTCCATTGAGAATATCTACAAGCAGATGAATATTTCCAAAGTGCAGTTGTACCGGAAAGTAAAAGCGCTGATCGGTACGAATATCAATGAATATATCCTCAATACCCGGTTGCAGAAAGCGCGGTATTTTCTGCAGCATGAAGATATCTCAGTGGCGGAGGTGGCGTATAGAACAGGATTTTCCTCGCCGGCTTATTTTTCAACGGTGTTCAAATATAAGCTGGGAGTTTCTCCTACTGCGTTCAAGGGGAAGCGCTGA